Below is a window of Ignavibacteriales bacterium DNA.
TCTGATGATTCATCAACATGTATTTCTTCAACAAATTGATCAATTTCGGTTAGATCTTTATCAGGAATCAAATTTTCATGTTCTGATTGAGTATTTTCCAACACAATATCAGGTTCCTGTTTTTCAATAACAATAGTTTTTTCAATCGGTTTTGAATTTAGATCCATATTTATTCTTTCATCAGCAATATCAAGAATTGATTCAGCTTCTATTTGCTTAGAAAGATCTTCACCAAAATCCCATGCAATGTTCTTTAATTCTTTAGATTGTTTTTCATACTCACTTAATTCCGGTTTGGTAGTTGTTGCACTTTCATAGTTTGAAACCAGAACTTCACTAGTCCCTAATTCAGTTTTTTCATCCCAAAGCAATTGTACCTGATTGGAATTGTATGAACGCGCATCAATAACAAGAGTAGGAAAATTTTCAACGGATTCTGCAATCTCTGAGGCTGCAATAATCTTTTCAACCTTTGATTCAATTAAACGTCTATATTCATATCCGGAAGTTGGGATGTAAATATTATCGAATGGAACCCCACGTAAAGGAATTAAAGGCTTACCAATGCTAAGGCTAAAAGTGGAATCTATAGGATGATAATCTTCTTCATCAAAACTTGGGATGTTAAATACAATTCCTTTTGTATCTGATTTTCTAAGATCTTTCTCTTCAGAAAAAAGTATAAGTTCTACAGCTTCTTCAGAAACTTCATTATCCTTAAAACTGAAAACAGGTTTTTTGATACTTCCTTTTATTAGATGGAAATAGCCAAAATCTTTAACAAAGATTGATTGACCAATTTCTACGACTGCTGAAATTCTTTTAAGAAATAATTCAAAAAATATTTTAGCATCCGTATCCGGAACGCCAACATTCTTTGCAACTTTTTTTATTAATTCTGCTTTGGTCATTTTAATTTTTAATCAAATTTTATAAACGATAGTTAACACCGATAATTACATTTAATGGAACTTCTTTATAACCATTCCACAAATAATTTTTCTGATTGAGCAAATTATTTATGTCTAAAGTTAAATCCAGATTCGGCTGAAATGAATATATAAATGATAATCCTAAATCAAAATAATCACCAACAGAAATTTCATTTTTAATATCTGCAAACCTTTTAGATTGGTAATCCATTCGGGCAATTGAAGTTAATCCATTTTTAAACTTGTAACTATAAGACGCATTAAGATTAAATATCGGTTGATAAGGAATTTGTTTTCCATCCGTATCACGTATGTCAGATAATTCTACTGAACTATAAAATTCACCGTAAGGTCCAAGATAAAATAAAAAGTTTGCGTATGGACTAATATTTTTCATATCCGCATAATGCAAATCAAATTTTCCAGAATCCGAGGATGATGCAAAATATGGAAATGCATCAGATGTATAATATTTTAGCCCCCCGTCTATCTGAAAATACTTATCAAACTCATACTTAATTGAAGCTGTTAATGCATTACTTTTTTCCCAGTAGATACTTCCGATACTGTCTACATTAAAATAATTGTTTTTAACTACAAAATTTCCGGGACTTATAAATTCCGCAGTTGGAGCAAACTCACCGAATAATGTAATATTCTTATCAAGCTTTAATGCAACAGAAGCGTAAATTGCATTGTAAGTTTCTTCGGCGCCCCGAGAAAATGTCCAGCCAAAAGTTCCCTTAATTAATTTAGTAAAAAACAATCCGGCAGTAGGTCTGATTAAAAGAAAATCTTTTCCGGAATTGTCACCTAGAAGATTTCTGATTGAATGATTTCGATAATCAATAGCTGCGCCAACATTAACTACAGAGAGTTTCAGGAGAGCATCGGCCTTTAATCTTAAATAATTTTCTTTAAACTCTTCCTGAGAAATGTTAGTTACTTTGTCTGTTAAGTTTACCCTAAAAAGAAAATTTTTAATAAAATCATTTTTTACATCAACTGCAATCTTACCATAATTTATGCTTCTTCTTTCTTCAGGATTATTGGATGCAAAAAACTTAAAACTTGTGGTTCCATAGTCTCCGTTAACATTAAATTGTGTTCCCGGAAAAACTTCACCATCAATATCAGACCAGTACGTAAAGTTAAAACCAAGTCTTGTGCGATAACGATCACTGTTATCTTCATAAGCTCGAATGAAATCGCCGCTAAACATTCCCTCTAAAATCCCGTTTGTAAACGGGTACGCATAGTTAGCACTTAGCGTGGGGATGGTATATAATCCAACCCCGGCAGCAATGTTGCCTTTGTAGAAACTTACATCATTCAAAAAACTCATATCACTTTTTAATGGGTTGGAAAATTCCCCTATCTCAAGTTCTTCAGGTGAGTAATTTGGTTTAATAAAATCTTCGTTCACTGATGAAACAAAATCGGGTTTAATTTTATCTACTTTTTTGATGTTTAACTGACTTTTACCTGTAATAACAAAATCAGGCAGTTCAACATTTGGATTTTTAGATTTATCATCTTGAGCAACAATAACAGCAAATGAAAAAACAAATAATAAAAATAATTTTAATTTCATTGAACCTTCCTCAATTTTTGAAGTGCTTCATCACCAATTGGAGTTCCACTGTATTTAGTTACAACAGCACGATACATTTCTGCAGCATTCCTTTTATCATTTAACTTAACATAGCTATCACCCAGCAACAGGTAAGATCGCATTAACCATTCTTCATATCGCGAGTAAACAGTTCTAACCCTAACTAGTGAAGTTATCGCTTCCTTATATTTTCCCTGATCATACAAAGATTGACCAAGATAAAATTGTGATTTGGCACCTAATTCATCAGACCTATTTTCTGAAAGCGCAGTTAAATATTCATCAGCATTTGCAAATCTTTTTGCAGCAATATCAATTAATGCTAATTCAAATTTTGATTTATCACCAAACACTGTTCCTGGATAGTAAACTACCACGTCTTCAAAAATTGAATATGCTTCCTGAAAATTATTTTTTTCCAATAATGTCATTCCTTTGTTATACTGAAATTCAGGAACTTTTGGAGATTTTTTCAGTTCATTGATTCCACGATTAAAAGTATTAATTGCCGCGTCATAATTTTTTGCTGAACGATAAATTGTTCCCATTTCAAGTATCACCGCAGAAGCTAGGTCTGAATCCTTGTATCCATTTAACACTTTTTCATAGTTAAAAATTGCTTCATCATCTTGTTTAAGATTTTGTGCACACTTGCCTATCCAATAATATGAATCAGCAACCAGTTTGCTGTTTGGATATGCTGATGTAAAACTTTTGTATTCTGCTTTAGCTTTATCATACTGTCTTAGACTATAATAGATTTCACCTTTTTTAAACAACAACTGATCTGCATAACTTAAACCAGGATTTTTGGAAACAAACTCGCCAAGAAATGAAACTGCTCGTTCAGAATTTCCTCTTGCAACATAGCTGTACTGAATCCCAGTTACTGCATCAAAAACATATTCCGAATTAGGAAATTGTGCCAACACTTTTTCATAATTAACAATCGCGGAATCATATTTTTCCATGTTGAATTGCGCATCTCCAATGGAATAATAAATTATCGGCTCTAATTTTGTTTTTGGATATTTAGATATCACAATATTGTATTGTGCAATGGATTGTGCATATTCTTTTTTCTGAAAATATATCCAGCCAATTGTGTAAAGCGAAACCTCTGCGTATTCTGATGTTGGAAAATTTTGCTGGATTAAGGTGAATTCAGATATTGCATCATTTGTTTTACCTGATTTATAAAGTGCCTGAGCATACTGATATCTTGCATAAGGATCGGTGCTAAGTTTAACATCGGATGAAAAAAGCTCTTGATAAACTTTGCTAGCAGCCGAAAAGTTTTTGCTTCCGAAATAGCTGTCTGCCAATCTTAATTTTGCGTCACTAAGTCTTTTATTTGTGGGATACTTTTTAATATAGTCCGCAAACTTGTAAGCAGCATTTTCATAATCGCCGGTATTAAAATAACAGTATGCCAATCCGTAAAGGGCTTGTGAATTTATTTCCTGGTCAGAACCGGAAACACTTTGATAATTGTTGATGGCGGTTTTAAAGTTACCTGCGGTAAAATAATTTTCTGCTAAAAAGAAATTTAATTTTTGAGATTCAAAACCCGGATCAGCACTTTCTAACTCATTTAAATATTTGAGAGCCGATTTATTATCATTTAAATGAAATAATGAAATTCCCAAACCAAGCAAAGCTCTGTTATGAACATCTTTTTCAGCACCTTTATTTGCAAGGGCAATATCAAAATAATTTTTTGCAGACTTAAAATTGCCTTTGTTTAATTCAATCTCGCCAAGCATAGCAAAAGATTTACCTTTAATTACATCATCATCAGATGCATTGGCTGATATTAAATATCTTGTTGCAAGATCTGTATTGTTTATATTAAAATATACTACACCAAGCTGATATTGAACTTCCTGTACTAAAGGATCGTTGGGATACTGTTCTAAAAACTCCTTATAGATTGCACTGGCCTCATCATTTTTTCCGAGATAGCGTTTACATTCCCCTTTCCAGTATAATGATTTTACACCAAGCGAATCAGATTCGTTTGAAAGCTCATCAAAACTGATGAAGGCTTCATCATATTTTTTTTGTTGAAAGTACGTCCACGCCAACCCGTACTTAGCTTCACGAGTGTTCTTTACATCTGGAAATTTTTGAAGAACTTCTAAATAACTTTTTTCGGCATCGCCATATTCACCAACTCGATAGTATGATGTTGCAAGTAAATAGATACTTTCAGAATACATATCATCAGAAAGATTTGTAAGCCTTGGGCTTTTAAGCTCCACAATAGAAGATTGGTAATCTTTAAGTTTAAAGTAACAAATCCCGATTCTGATTTGAGATGATGTAGCAAGAGTTGAATTTTTATGATAAGTTAAAAGCTGATCATAGTATTTAACAGCATTGTTATAATCACCAACTTTTTCATAAGCATTTGCTAATGTATATAAAGTGTAATCAGCATACTTTTTGTTTCGCTTATCAGCAACAGCTTCTTCTAAAAATTGGATAGCTTCTTTGGGTTTATTTTCTGCTGAAAAAGATTCGCCAACCCAATAAAGGCAGTTTCCATAAAAATCGCTTTCCGGATAATCAGTTAATAAAAGTTTGAATCTTTTGCGGGCTAATTCGTATTTGCTGGAATTGTAATAAATCAAACCAAGATTGTATAGAGCTTTATCACGATAGTTTGACCAGTTGTAGGTTTTTGTTAGATATTCAAGTCCAATCGCAGCTTCATCTTTTCTGCCAAGTTTTAATAATGATTCTGCTGAATAATATTTTGCAGTAGCAAAAACTTCATCAACAATTTTATATTCATTAAAAAATTCTTCAAACAATCTATTTGATTGAGCATATTGCTGATTATGATATGCGACCATCGCATCATCAAATTTTTGAGATATTGTTTGAGAATATATCTGTGGAAAAAATGTAATTAGAATAACTAACGAAAAGAATTTTAGCATACACAATCCTCAACAAAGATTTGGGTGGAAACTTGTAATGATAACTTCCTGTTCAAAAATGCTTAGAATCTGTTATAAATCGCCTAATCTTAATAAACTTCAAAAATCTAAATCAAATATAATCTTCCAGATTTCATAAAGTCAAGCCACTTAACAAAATATAGCGATCTTCTAAAGAAAAGTATTAAAAAAAACTTTACAAATTTTAACTTTAATTAGGACAAAGGAGTATAAGGATTGTTCTTTTTTCAGGATTTTAAAGTAACGTTGGAATGAAACTATTGAGTTCGATTCTTTGCCAGTAGATATTTAGTTAAAACTGCTAACCCAAATTTGGCAGAGGATTTTGCAGATATTAATTCAAGGTTGGAAATCGTTTTCTTTATTAACTCAA
It encodes the following:
- a CDS encoding TonB-dependent receptor, with the translated sequence MKLKLFLLFVFSFAVIVAQDDKSKNPNVELPDFVITGKSQLNIKKVDKIKPDFVSSVNEDFIKPNYSPEELEIGEFSNPLKSDMSFLNDVSFYKGNIAAGVGLYTIPTLSANYAYPFTNGILEGMFSGDFIRAYEDNSDRYRTRLGFNFTYWSDIDGEVFPGTQFNVNGDYGTTSFKFFASNNPEERRSINYGKIAVDVKNDFIKNFLFRVNLTDKVTNISQEEFKENYLRLKADALLKLSVVNVGAAIDYRNHSIRNLLGDNSGKDFLLIRPTAGLFFTKLIKGTFGWTFSRGAEETYNAIYASVALKLDKNITLFGEFAPTAEFISPGNFVVKNNYFNVDSIGSIYWEKSNALTASIKYEFDKYFQIDGGLKYYTSDAFPYFASSSDSGKFDLHYADMKNISPYANFLFYLGPYGEFYSSVELSDIRDTDGKQIPYQPIFNLNASYSYKFKNGLTSIARMDYQSKRFADIKNEISVGDYFDLGLSFIYSFQPNLDLTLDINNLLNQKNYLWNGYKEVPLNVIIGVNYRL
- a CDS encoding tetratricopeptide repeat protein, producing MLKFFSLVILITFFPQIYSQTISQKFDDAMVAYHNQQYAQSNRLFEEFFNEYKIVDEVFATAKYYSAESLLKLGRKDEAAIGLEYLTKTYNWSNYRDKALYNLGLIYYNSSKYELARKRFKLLLTDYPESDFYGNCLYWVGESFSAENKPKEAIQFLEEAVADKRNKKYADYTLYTLANAYEKVGDYNNAVKYYDQLLTYHKNSTLATSSQIRIGICYFKLKDYQSSIVELKSPRLTNLSDDMYSESIYLLATSYYRVGEYGDAEKSYLEVLQKFPDVKNTREAKYGLAWTYFQQKKYDEAFISFDELSNESDSLGVKSLYWKGECKRYLGKNDEASAIYKEFLEQYPNDPLVQEVQYQLGVVYFNINNTDLATRYLISANASDDDVIKGKSFAMLGEIELNKGNFKSAKNYFDIALANKGAEKDVHNRALLGLGISLFHLNDNKSALKYLNELESADPGFESQKLNFFLAENYFTAGNFKTAINNYQSVSGSDQEINSQALYGLAYCYFNTGDYENAAYKFADYIKKYPTNKRLSDAKLRLADSYFGSKNFSAASKVYQELFSSDVKLSTDPYARYQYAQALYKSGKTNDAISEFTLIQQNFPTSEYAEVSLYTIGWIYFQKKEYAQSIAQYNIVISKYPKTKLEPIIYYSIGDAQFNMEKYDSAIVNYEKVLAQFPNSEYVFDAVTGIQYSYVARGNSERAVSFLGEFVSKNPGLSYADQLLFKKGEIYYSLRQYDKAKAEYKSFTSAYPNSKLVADSYYWIGKCAQNLKQDDEAIFNYEKVLNGYKDSDLASAVILEMGTIYRSAKNYDAAINTFNRGINELKKSPKVPEFQYNKGMTLLEKNNFQEAYSIFEDVVVYYPGTVFGDKSKFELALIDIAAKRFANADEYLTALSENRSDELGAKSQFYLGQSLYDQGKYKEAITSLVRVRTVYSRYEEWLMRSYLLLGDSYVKLNDKRNAAEMYRAVVTKYSGTPIGDEALQKLRKVQ